A single region of the Malus sylvestris chromosome 8, drMalSylv7.2, whole genome shotgun sequence genome encodes:
- the LOC126633162 gene encoding zinc finger CCCH domain-containing protein 22, producing the protein MADEEERVLENLLELQLQEQRESLSTINDALASEPSNTELLALHEEIVQAIKDAEEGLLNLKRARLLREADLVLDGSAHVDEGVKVETIDLTETDVEPEPLEDPSYPVGSKCRFRHTDGRWYNGQVIGLEGSDSAKISFLTPTSENMMICKFFLQQRCRFGTNCRLSHGVDVPLSSLRKYIPTIWEQSLVGSNIWAVSDSKTGVWREAELESWDGALGVGKVVFRDDGSSADLGEDAITLSEHAQMSDEEESDSSSDQSNSSDYEDETPQGLGFLESTILQRGIQTETAIFAKWENHTRGIASRMMANMGYLEGTGLGASGQGIIDPISVKVLPPKQSLDHAVKTREGKESKESKESKENQGKKRSRGGKRKREKKFAALARAAKEEEESTPDVFSLINSQLAKHGEALNGKSAKKQQSNGSGEGKKVDRRALVAYDDEVKDLKARVGKLEEMAIRNKNEKVVYDAAMRKLTETRNALAQAEAAQASASNAVVSKEKEKRWLKF; encoded by the exons ATGGCAGACGAGGAAGAGAGGGTTCTGGAGAACCTACTGGAGCTTCAATTGCAAGAGCAAAGAGAATCTCTCTCTACCATTAACGACGCTCTAGCCTCTGAGCCCAGCAATACCGAGCTTCTCGCG CTTCACGAGGAGATTGTTCAGGCGATTAAAGATGCCGAGGAAGGGCTGCTGAACCTGAAACGGGCACGGTTATTACGAGAAGCTGATTTAGTGCTAGATGGTTCTGCTCATGTTGATGAGGGTGTTAAGGTGGAGACTATTGATCTAACAGAAACAGATGTTGAGCCGGAGCCGCTGGAGGACCCGAGTTACCCTGTTGGGTCGAAATGTAGGTTCCGTCACACTGATGGACGTTGGTATAATGGTCAGGTTATTGGATTGGAGGGTTCGGATTCTGCAAAGATTTCTTTCCTCACTCCTACATCTGAGAATATGATG ATTTGCAagttctttcttcaacaacGATGTCGATTTGGTACCAACTGCCGCTTATCACATG GAGTTGATGTCCCACTTTCCTCACTGAGAAAGTATATCCCGACAATATGGGAGCAGTCACTGGTCGGGTCTAATATTTGGGCAGTATCAGATAGTAAAACTGGTGTGTGGAGGGAAGCTGAACTTGAATCATGGGACGGTGCACTTGGGGTTGGAAAAGTTGTATTCCGAGATGATGGAAGCTCTGCAGATCTTGGGGAGGATGCTATAACATTGTCCGAGCATGCTCAGATGAGtgatgaagaagaaagtgaTTCAAGTTCTGACCAATCTAATTCCAGTGACTATGAAGATGAAACCCCGCAGGGTTTAGGATTTCTTGAAAGCACAATCCTCCAGAGGGGTATTCAGACAGAAACTGCCATATTTGCAAAGTGGGAGAACCACACCCGTGGCATAGCGTCCAGGATGATGGCCAACATGGGTTACCTTGAAGGAACTGGTCTAGGTGCATCTGGCCAGGGAATTATAGATCCCATCTCCGTGAAGGTCCTTCCGCCAAAGCAATCTCTTGATCATGCTGTCAAAACCCGTGAAGGCAAAGAGAGTAAAGAGAGTAAAGAAAGCAAAGagaatcaaggaaagaagcgTAGCAGGGGTGGTAAGAGGAAGCGTGAAAAGAAGTTTGCAGCACTGGCAAGAGCagcaaaagaagaagaggaatcAACACCAGATGTCTTTAGTCTTATTAATAGCCAACTTGCAAAGCACGGTGAAGCTTTGAATGGTAAATCAGCGAAGAAGCAGCAGAGCAATGGATCAGGGGAGGGAAAGAAAGTTGATAGGCGGGCTTTGGTTGCTTACGATGATGAAGTGAAGGACTTGAAGGCGCGAGTTGGGAAGCTTGAAGAAATGGCAATTAGAAACAAAAATGAGAAGGTGGTTTATGATGCTGCGATGAGGAAATTGACGGAGACTCGCAACGCTTTGGCACAGGCAGAGGCCGCTCAAGCGTCTGCGTCGAATGCGGTTGTCAGTAAGGAAAAAGAGAAGAGATGGCTTAAATTTTAG
- the LOC126633401 gene encoding uncharacterized protein LOC126633401 isoform X2, which produces MGHVSEHHEATDGLVKLLTKANHDLTVVQHRLEREFQQIYPDNANPMKLVSRIKKIQEELSTLEDQCRELLSAKQDLIDKARTTLVGNRNQLQRMEASMGVFADADSDDSAFANFNQGMRTGILIQRISTSFSFRL; this is translated from the exons ATGGGACACGTAAGCGAGCATCACGAAGCGACGGACGGCTTGGTGAAGCTGCTGACGAAGGCGAACCACGATCTGACGGTGGTTCAGCACCGGCTCGAGAGGGAGTTCCAGCAAATCTACCCGGATAATGCGAACCCGATGAAGCTGGTTTCGAGGATAAAGAAGATTCAAGAAGAATTGTCGACTTTGGAAGATCAGTGCCGCGAACTTCTTTCCGCCAAACag gATTTGATTGATAAGGCTAGGACGACTCTGGTTGGGAACAGAAACCAATTGCAGCGGATGGAGGCATCGATGGGAGTTTTCGCCGACGCTGATTCGGATGATTCTGCTTTTGCTAACTTCAACCAG GGGATGAGAACCGGGATTCTGATTCAGAGGATATCAACCAGTTTCTCTTTTCGGCTATAG
- the LOC126633401 gene encoding uncharacterized protein LOC126633401 isoform X1, translated as MGHVSEHHEATDGLVKLLTKANHDLTVVQHRLEREFQQIYPDNANPMKLVSRIKKIQEELSTLEDQCRELLSAKQDLIDKARTTLVGNRNQLQRMEASMGVFADADSDDSAFANFNQVIDEWTVQVRSKTGDENRDSDSEDINQFLFSAIV; from the exons ATGGGACACGTAAGCGAGCATCACGAAGCGACGGACGGCTTGGTGAAGCTGCTGACGAAGGCGAACCACGATCTGACGGTGGTTCAGCACCGGCTCGAGAGGGAGTTCCAGCAAATCTACCCGGATAATGCGAACCCGATGAAGCTGGTTTCGAGGATAAAGAAGATTCAAGAAGAATTGTCGACTTTGGAAGATCAGTGCCGCGAACTTCTTTCCGCCAAACag gATTTGATTGATAAGGCTAGGACGACTCTGGTTGGGAACAGAAACCAATTGCAGCGGATGGAGGCATCGATGGGAGTTTTCGCCGACGCTGATTCGGATGATTCTGCTTTTGCTAACTTCAACCAG GTCATTGATGAGTGGACGGTTCAAGTCAGATCAAAAACGG GGGATGAGAACCGGGATTCTGATTCAGAGGATATCAACCAGTTTCTCTTTTCGGCTATAGTCTAA
- the LOC126633400 gene encoding uncharacterized protein LOC126633400 isoform X2 has protein sequence MASSVSCRPSIVARPIPNDGFLSSSGALNRAGAVVLYGTSTRALRRVCGVRASAVDSYEGSSNFANRMEKAWLISKQPRPIACSSCNSNGHIECKWCAGTGFFILGDNMLCQVSSKSTSCVICTGKGSMRCSDCKGTGFRAKWLGQPPVSK, from the exons ATGGCGAGCTCTGTGTCCTGCAGGCCGTCGATTGTGGCCAGACCGATTCCAAACGACGGTTTTCTATCGTCATCGGGAGCTCTAAATCGTGCCGGGGCTGTTGTACTTTACGGTACAAGCACGAGGGCCCTCCGAAGGGTTTGCGGCGTGCGAGCTTCAGCTGTGGATTCGTATGAAGGTTCGTCTAATTTCGCTAATCGCATGGAAAAAGCATGGTTAATCTCTAAG CAACCAAGGCCTATTGCTTGTTCTTCTTGCAACTCAAATGGTCATATCGAATGCAAATGGTGTGCCGGAACAGGCTTCTTTATTCTCGGCGATAACATGCTCTGCCAGGTCTCTTCGAAAAGTACAAGTTGTGTTATTTGTACCGGTAAG GGATCAATGCGATGTTCCGACTGTAAAGGAACAGGCTTTCGTGCCAAGTGGTTAGGACAGCCTCCTGTTTCCAAGTAG
- the LOC126633400 gene encoding uncharacterized protein LOC126633400 isoform X1, with amino-acid sequence MASSVSCRPSIVARPIPNDGFLSSSGALNRAGAVVLYGTSTRALRRVCGVRASAVDSYEGSSNFANRMEKAWLISKQPRPIACSSCNSNGHIECKWCAGTGFFILGDNMLCQVSSKSTSCVICTGKVSKIFTEPVGDSCYRLQFPICICIFCYK; translated from the exons ATGGCGAGCTCTGTGTCCTGCAGGCCGTCGATTGTGGCCAGACCGATTCCAAACGACGGTTTTCTATCGTCATCGGGAGCTCTAAATCGTGCCGGGGCTGTTGTACTTTACGGTACAAGCACGAGGGCCCTCCGAAGGGTTTGCGGCGTGCGAGCTTCAGCTGTGGATTCGTATGAAGGTTCGTCTAATTTCGCTAATCGCATGGAAAAAGCATGGTTAATCTCTAAG CAACCAAGGCCTATTGCTTGTTCTTCTTGCAACTCAAATGGTCATATCGAATGCAAATGGTGTGCCGGAACAGGCTTCTTTATTCTCGGCGATAACATGCTCTGCCAGGTCTCTTCGAAAAGTACAAGTTGTGTTATTTGTACCGGTAAGGTGAGTAAAATCTTCACGGAGCCTGTTGGTGATTCTTGCTATCGTCTTCAATTTCCGATCTGCATTTGCATTTTCTGCTATAAATAG
- the LOC126631077 gene encoding VQ motif-containing protein 11-like — MERHHHSQQSNSNLCSPTSPPTTFVQADTNNFRDLVQKLTGLSGDSEKLPITHPARHYPKAPTSPGDPTGPRRSPFKLQERRHTMRKLEIKLSLATLHGSQPFPSPVTPLGFESFSFPSSGSESPSSPAAVAEEEKAIAEKGFYLHPSPLSTPRGAEPPELLPLFPLSSPSNSDHKSLQSP; from the coding sequence atggAAAGACATCATCACTCACAACAAAGCAACAGCAACCTCTGCTCGCCAACATCGCCACCCACGACCTTTGTTCAGGCAGACACAAACAACTTCAGAGACCTCGTCCAGAAGCTGACAGGCTTATCCGGGGACTCGGAAAAACTCCCCATCACACACCCAGCAAGGCACTACCCTAAAGCACCCACAAGTCCCGGTGACCCCACCGGCCCTCGCCGGTCACCGTTCAAGCTGCAAGAGCGAAGACACACCATGAGAAAACTCGAGATTAAGCTTAGTCTCGCAACCCTACACGGCTCTCAGCCGTTTCCGAGTCCCGTCACCCCACTCGGGTTCGAGTCTTTTTCATTCCCGAGTTCTGGTTCCGAGTCGCCGTCGTCTCCAGCAGCGGTGGCCGAGGAGGAGAAGGCAATTGCGGAGAAGGGGTTTTATTTGCACCCTTCGCCGCTCAGTACTCCCAGAGGGGCCGAGCCGCCGGAGTTGCTACCCCTGTTTCCGCTGAGTTCACCCAGTAATAGTGATCACAAGTCTCTGCAGTCACcctaa